In Desulfomonilia bacterium, a single window of DNA contains:
- a CDS encoding DUF3943 domain-containing protein, with the protein MVQKKMRPSRLRFESGNSLNGKGHLLSLNRIMTGLLIIAVFLGCCTESVNAQNTILAQTLDLSKGMNLFEGGLFNRTGFQDVLKSTDMPRFTFKPSEPARDIPFDTDEPSFFSKMSLSSIDSEPVEPMAMYSKISNHWRKCFLFRTEDADLARLQSQTGLMFGMGLVAAGILWAMPESVSKWDMEGVTAGTMLQKWWDNVSSGPVWDNDEWYLNYIAHPYDGGVYYQIARNSGYSQWDSFVYTALMSTFFWEYGFEAFAEVPSIQDLIVTPVGGWLYGEWAYRTENTIKSNDYRILGSKWLGYTSVFLLDPVNCIAKGINSVAGHEWIITGSFAFIGPSYADSPNVIGPVSINPQMRMSFHRDF; encoded by the coding sequence ATGGTCCAGAAGAAAATGAGGCCTTCAAGGCTGCGTTTTGAGTCCGGCAATTCGCTCAATGGAAAAGGCCATCTGTTGAGTTTGAACAGGATCATGACCGGGTTACTTATTATAGCTGTTTTTCTCGGCTGCTGCACGGAATCTGTCAATGCACAGAATACAATCCTGGCACAAACGCTCGACTTGAGCAAAGGCATGAATCTGTTCGAAGGCGGTTTGTTTAACAGGACAGGTTTTCAGGATGTTCTTAAAAGCACGGACATGCCGAGGTTCACTTTTAAACCTTCTGAACCTGCCCGGGATATACCGTTCGACACTGATGAACCCAGTTTTTTCAGTAAAATGTCCCTGTCTTCAATCGATTCTGAACCTGTGGAACCCATGGCGATGTACTCGAAGATTTCAAATCACTGGCGCAAGTGCTTTCTGTTCAGGACTGAAGATGCCGACCTAGCAAGGCTTCAGTCGCAAACAGGCCTTATGTTCGGAATGGGCCTTGTCGCCGCAGGGATTCTCTGGGCCATGCCGGAAAGTGTATCCAAATGGGACATGGAAGGTGTGACAGCCGGGACCATGCTTCAGAAATGGTGGGACAACGTATCAAGCGGGCCGGTATGGGACAATGACGAATGGTACCTCAATTATATTGCACACCCGTACGATGGGGGTGTTTATTACCAGATTGCGCGAAACTCGGGATACTCTCAGTGGGACAGCTTTGTTTACACCGCTCTGATGTCCACCTTTTTCTGGGAATACGGCTTTGAGGCATTTGCCGAGGTACCCTCGATACAGGACCTCATAGTTACACCTGTCGGGGGATGGTTATATGGAGAGTGGGCATATAGGACGGAAAACACAATTAAATCCAACGATTACAGGATACTGGGTAGCAAGTGGCTGGGATATACCTCTGTGTTCCTGCTTGACCCTGTCAACTGCATCGCCAAGGGTATTAACAGTGTGGCAGGCCATGAGTGGATCATTACCGGTTCCTTCGCATTTATCGGGCCGTCTTATGCAGACAGTCCGAACGTCATAGGCCCGGTATCCATAAACCCTCAGATGCGAATGTCCTTTCATCGTGACTTCTAG
- a CDS encoding sodium:solute symporter family protein, translating to MRFIELAPVDYILLCTYFAFVLGIGWMLKRNMKTSEDFFLSGRSIPAWITGLAFISANLGAQELLGMAASGAKYGLMTSQFYWVGAIPAMVFMGVFMMPFYYGSKVRSVPEYLKMRFDEKTRGFNAISFAFMTIFSSGISMYALSVLLELLLGWNFHFSIIVSGLFVLAYIFLGGLTSAIYNEVLQFFLIVLGFLPLVVIGLIDIGGWHGLVERLNTVSLLHGFAPGTWSESWRPMASSENNPMGVEWFGMVFGLGFVLSFGYWCTDFLVVQRALAANSMNAARRTPLIAAFPKMLFPFIVILPGMIAIALHYTAGMHRFIPTHEAVAIGKNFLPVLEDGTLNYNMVIPVMIGHYFPPGLLGLGLTALMASFMSGMAGNVTAFNTVWTYDIYQSYINPGKSDRHYFLMGRAATVAGILLSVVAAYVAASFNNINDMLQLVCAFVNAPLFATFMLGMFWKRTTGHGAFFGLLSGTLAAAVNHGLSLPMGSHPGIKGGWLGTVVTKYHSEMAQNFWTAIYAFLVCMSVTIIISLLTKRRKTDEDLKGLVYSLTEKVKETGIAWYNRPAVLAVIVLICAVALNIIFW from the coding sequence ATGCGGTTTATCGAGCTTGCCCCTGTAGATTACATCCTGCTCTGCACCTATTTCGCGTTCGTCCTGGGTATAGGTTGGATGCTCAAGAGGAACATGAAGACGAGTGAAGACTTCTTCCTCTCGGGACGCTCCATACCGGCCTGGATTACGGGACTTGCCTTCATATCTGCCAATCTGGGCGCGCAGGAGCTTCTGGGCATGGCCGCATCCGGCGCAAAATACGGCCTCATGACGAGCCAGTTCTACTGGGTGGGCGCGATACCGGCCATGGTGTTCATGGGCGTGTTCATGATGCCCTTCTACTACGGCTCGAAGGTGAGGTCGGTACCGGAATACCTCAAGATGAGGTTCGACGAGAAGACGAGGGGCTTCAATGCGATATCATTCGCGTTCATGACCATATTCTCATCCGGGATATCCATGTATGCCCTGTCCGTTCTTCTCGAACTGCTGCTCGGCTGGAATTTTCACTTCAGCATCATTGTCTCCGGTCTCTTCGTGCTTGCATACATATTCCTGGGCGGGTTGACATCCGCCATCTACAACGAGGTCCTGCAGTTCTTTCTCATAGTGCTGGGATTCCTGCCGCTTGTCGTAATCGGCCTGATCGATATAGGCGGCTGGCACGGGCTTGTGGAGAGGCTGAATACCGTAAGCCTGCTGCACGGATTCGCCCCTGGAACATGGTCTGAGTCGTGGAGACCCATGGCCTCGTCCGAGAACAACCCCATGGGCGTCGAGTGGTTCGGCATGGTGTTCGGGCTGGGATTCGTGCTTTCTTTCGGATACTGGTGCACGGACTTTCTCGTCGTGCAGAGGGCGCTTGCCGCCAACTCAATGAATGCTGCCAGAAGGACGCCACTCATTGCTGCATTTCCCAAGATGCTCTTTCCCTTCATAGTCATATTGCCGGGTATGATTGCTATAGCGCTTCACTATACTGCCGGTATGCACAGGTTCATTCCCACGCATGAAGCTGTGGCGATCGGGAAGAACTTTCTGCCGGTGCTCGAGGACGGCACGCTCAACTACAACATGGTTATCCCTGTTATGATAGGCCACTATTTCCCGCCCGGACTTCTGGGCCTAGGTCTTACAGCTCTGATGGCCTCATTCATGTCGGGCATGGCCGGCAATGTCACAGCCTTCAACACCGTCTGGACCTATGATATCTACCAGAGCTATATAAATCCCGGGAAATCTGACAGGCACTATTTCCTTATGGGCAGGGCCGCGACCGTAGCAGGTATACTGCTGAGCGTCGTCGCAGCATATGTGGCGGCGAGCTTCAACAACATAAACGACATGCTCCAGCTCGTCTGCGCATTCGTAAATGCCCCTCTCTTTGCTACATTCATGCTGGGCATGTTCTGGAAGAGGACGACGGGTCACGGTGCCTTTTTCGGACTGCTGTCGGGCACGCTGGCCGCTGCCGTAAACCACGGACTGTCTCTGCCCATGGGCTCGCATCCAGGCATAAAGGGCGGCTGGCTCGGGACTGTCGTTACAAAATACCACAGCGAGATGGCCCAGAATTTCTGGACCGCGATCTATGCATTCCTTGTCTGCATGAGTGTGACGATAATAATCTCGCTTCTCACCAAGCGAAGAAAAACCGATGAAGACCTCAAGGGGCTCGTATATTCGCTTACCGAGAAGGTCAAGGAGACCGGGATTGCCTGGTACAACAGGCCCGCTGTGCTGGCTGTGATAGTGCTTATTTGCGCAGTGGCGCTTAATATCATCTTCTGGTAA
- a CDS encoding MarC family protein — translation MRQTLLQQFITLFVVIDPVGLIPVFLALAGRLDDKQRMRISVKAVLVSGVLLLGFMVLGQILLNSLGIGMDSFKIAGGIILFIIALRMVLYDTHTGWGKEDGGTEGDMAIFPLAMPMIAGPASIMAVMVLSDSNRNSIPDLMATGFLVIVMLTVTWLCLRLSEPIIRLLKRDGTDILSRIMGLILAALSVENIVAGIRGLISAGMQIQV, via the coding sequence ATGAGACAGACTCTTTTGCAGCAGTTCATAACCTTGTTCGTGGTAATAGACCCTGTGGGGCTTATCCCGGTTTTCCTGGCCCTGGCAGGAAGGCTCGACGACAAACAGAGGATGCGTATCTCGGTAAAGGCGGTGCTAGTAAGCGGAGTTCTCCTTCTAGGCTTCATGGTGCTCGGACAGATACTACTCAACTCGCTGGGAATCGGCATGGATTCGTTCAAGATTGCAGGCGGCATAATACTTTTTATAATTGCACTGAGGATGGTGCTCTACGATACGCACACCGGATGGGGGAAAGAAGACGGCGGAACAGAAGGCGACATGGCCATTTTCCCTCTCGCCATGCCCATGATAGCGGGTCCGGCGTCCATAATGGCGGTCATGGTGCTTTCCGACAGCAACAGAAACAGCATACCCGACCTTATGGCGACAGGTTTCCTGGTCATAGTCATGCTGACCGTCACATGGCTGTGCCTGAGGCTGTCCGAACCCATAATCAGGCTTTTAAAGCGCGACGGGACCGACATATTGAGCCGGATAATGGGGCTCATCCTTGCGGCGCTGTCGGTCGAGAACATCGTGGCCGGCATCAGGGGGCTCATTTCAGCAGGGATGCAGATACAGGTATAA
- a CDS encoding ATP-dependent RecD-like DNA helicase — translation MNEEVNKPVYDIEGMLERFVYHNEESGWSVIRLTAKKRKTVTAVGILTAVQPGESLKLSGRWVQNKQYGPEFHFDTCINILPDTLTGIEKYLGSGMIHGIGKEMAKRMVKAFGINVIDVIENHPKSLMRVNGIGEHRLNCITEGWRRHRDIKEVMIFLQSLGISPAYAARIYKNYGNDSIRVVREEPYRIATDVWGIGFKTADRIAEKLGIGHDSPERAMAGVLYVLGQFSEKGNVCCRVNTLIEMAQEELQINQDVLKKAIDNLVREGQLVVERRSSDSYAYLKSLFVSETGVKRLIESFIGQPQKKFPIDIARAVAWFEAGHKMELAPEQRDAIAAAVNEKIMIITGGPGTGKTTIIRAIIEILEKKNLAIQLAAPTGRAAKRMFEATRRTSKTIHRLLEFNPATMQFERNQEKPLKTDLLILDEVSMVDIVLFYHIMKALPAPAKLILVGDADQLPSVGPGNVLNDLIESNRIRTIHLTRIFRQARQSLIVVNAHRVNNGEMPYPSSSYGRNDYEFIKIEDAEEALNDIRTLVTEKIPSRFGFDPVNDIQVLTPMHKGVLGVFSLNLMLQAVLNPPGEGIFRGGYRFCLGDKIMQVRNNYDLGIFNGDIGRITAIETETGEIEADFDGRIVPLMSADLDDITLAYACSIHKAQGSEYPAVVIAMHTQHYVMLQRNLLYTAITRGRKYVAVVGSSRAVALAIKNANTAVRLSLLKDRLKI, via the coding sequence ATGAACGAAGAAGTCAATAAGCCCGTTTATGATATCGAGGGAATGCTGGAGAGGTTTGTCTACCATAATGAAGAGAGCGGATGGAGTGTAATAAGGCTTACGGCAAAAAAGAGGAAGACTGTGACCGCCGTGGGCATACTGACCGCGGTGCAGCCCGGTGAAAGCCTCAAACTGAGCGGAAGGTGGGTTCAGAACAAGCAGTACGGCCCGGAATTTCATTTCGATACATGTATCAATATACTGCCCGATACATTGACGGGGATAGAAAAGTACCTGGGTTCGGGCATGATTCACGGCATCGGCAAGGAAATGGCGAAAAGGATGGTAAAGGCCTTCGGCATCAATGTTATCGATGTCATTGAAAATCACCCCAAAAGCCTTATGCGGGTCAACGGGATCGGCGAACACAGGCTTAACTGCATTACTGAAGGCTGGCGCAGGCACAGGGACATCAAGGAGGTCATGATATTTCTGCAATCACTCGGCATCTCACCTGCCTATGCTGCAAGGATTTACAAAAATTACGGAAATGATTCCATAAGGGTGGTCAGGGAGGAACCATACAGAATAGCCACCGATGTCTGGGGCATTGGCTTCAAGACCGCAGACAGGATTGCTGAAAAGCTGGGCATCGGACATGATTCGCCCGAGAGGGCCATGGCGGGCGTTCTTTATGTGCTCGGACAGTTCTCTGAAAAAGGCAATGTATGCTGCCGGGTCAACACCCTTATTGAAATGGCGCAGGAAGAGCTGCAGATAAATCAGGATGTGCTGAAGAAGGCCATTGATAATCTGGTGAGGGAAGGGCAACTTGTAGTTGAAAGGAGGAGCAGTGATAGCTACGCCTATCTGAAATCACTTTTCGTTTCCGAGACAGGCGTCAAAAGGCTTATAGAGTCATTCATCGGACAGCCACAGAAGAAGTTTCCCATCGATATTGCCAGGGCTGTCGCATGGTTTGAAGCGGGTCACAAAATGGAGCTTGCACCTGAACAGCGCGATGCGATTGCGGCTGCCGTTAATGAAAAGATCATGATAATCACAGGCGGTCCGGGGACAGGCAAGACCACTATAATAAGGGCTATAATAGAAATACTTGAGAAAAAGAATCTCGCTATCCAGCTTGCAGCACCGACAGGCAGGGCCGCCAAGAGGATGTTCGAGGCCACGAGAAGGACTTCAAAGACAATCCATCGTCTGCTCGAGTTCAATCCTGCAACCATGCAGTTCGAAAGGAATCAGGAAAAGCCTCTCAAGACCGACCTCCTGATCCTGGATGAGGTCTCGATGGTGGACATCGTTCTTTTCTATCATATCATGAAGGCATTGCCCGCCCCGGCAAAACTCATACTTGTGGGTGATGCGGACCAGCTTCCCTCGGTTGGTCCCGGAAATGTACTGAATGACCTGATCGAATCAAATAGGATCAGGACCATCCATCTGACAAGGATTTTCCGTCAGGCCCGGCAAAGCCTTATAGTCGTGAACGCACACAGGGTAAACAACGGCGAGATGCCTTATCCGAGTTCAAGCTATGGCAGGAATGATTATGAGTTTATAAAAATAGAGGATGCGGAAGAGGCTCTCAATGATATCAGAACGCTTGTAACGGAAAAGATTCCCTCAAGGTTCGGATTCGATCCCGTAAACGACATACAGGTGCTGACCCCCATGCACAAGGGAGTATTGGGGGTTTTCAGCCTCAACCTGATGCTTCAGGCAGTTCTGAATCCTCCGGGTGAAGGCATTTTCAGGGGCGGATACAGGTTCTGCCTGGGAGATAAAATCATGCAGGTCCGCAATAATTATGATCTGGGAATATTCAACGGGGATATAGGAAGGATTACTGCAATCGAAACCGAAACCGGTGAAATCGAAGCGGATTTCGACGGCCGGATTGTGCCTCTCATGTCCGCTGATCTCGATGACATCACGCTTGCCTATGCATGTTCCATCCATAAAGCCCAGGGCAGCGAGTACCCTGCCGTGGTAATAGCCATGCATACCCAGCACTATGTGATGCTTCAGAGAAATCTCCTGTATACAGCGATAACCAGAGGCAGGAAATATGTGGCCGTGGTCGGCAGTTCAAGGGCCGTAGCGCTTGCGATTAAGAATGCCAACACAGCCGTCAGATTGAGCCTTCTTAAAGACAGGCTCAAGATTTAG
- a CDS encoding CocE/NonD family hydrolase yields MEIRKIFIMLLFCIVLLLPVSSVHAAQYPIKVTQHWITTYDGYKLDCDVYAPKSGSNLPVIIFSPSWGLPKIEYLFPSRKMAGEGYIAVSYSARGWFNSTGKINVGEENDMRDISTIIDFVLKNYPADARNIGVAGISMGACRSLQIGIYDSRVKAVASLSGTAVMRDALYHQDTPNKSWSSTQTGGDTNMIGDRVIDLEQGRNVDDILKWLDDISPFRLIDDYARTNGRLSVYISNYYADPLFSPNSVMDFYSLLDIPDKILDLNDGMHAFPVGYGCLSLPEVTWDTVYKWFDYYLKGIDRGISDRLARTPVSFGLKDEKTRLYFASWPTDQIKYRNYYLNLDGIKSLSTGRGSLDSSPQFSLLFTQIKSGEGSKASLGPDDTVSQMLNVDTKINIFKLDKDYAMTHISDAAADETIIAGIPLLDISVTPSRKDAQVIAYLYDVNMFGQGELISHSAWTLWNVQPCVKKRLSFEFQAIAFRLKKGHRLAVVFDTYDKRCGFPDRPDYRVSFNYCDKPVLRIPVTSVKPL; encoded by the coding sequence ATGGAAATCAGAAAGATATTCATCATGCTGTTGTTTTGTATTGTCTTGCTTTTGCCTGTTTCTAGCGTTCACGCCGCACAATATCCTATAAAGGTGACACAGCACTGGATAACCACGTATGACGGCTACAAGCTGGACTGTGATGTTTATGCACCCAAGAGCGGCAGCAATCTTCCTGTAATAATCTTTTCGCCAAGCTGGGGGCTGCCCAAGATAGAATATCTTTTCCCGTCAAGAAAGATGGCAGGTGAAGGCTATATCGCGGTTTCATATTCGGCAAGGGGATGGTTCAATTCCACCGGAAAGATAAATGTCGGTGAGGAAAACGACATGCGCGATATCTCGACCATCATTGATTTCGTGCTCAAAAATTATCCTGCCGATGCACGTAATATAGGGGTAGCCGGTATATCAATGGGCGCCTGCCGGTCGCTTCAGATCGGTATATATGACAGCCGGGTAAAGGCTGTCGCTTCCCTCAGTGGTACTGCCGTCATGCGTGACGCCCTGTACCATCAGGATACACCAAACAAGTCCTGGTCTTCGACACAGACCGGAGGAGATACGAACATGATCGGAGACAGGGTCATCGACCTGGAGCAGGGACGTAATGTCGATGACATATTGAAATGGCTTGATGACATCTCACCTTTCAGACTTATCGACGACTATGCCAGGACAAACGGCAGGCTCAGTGTCTACATTTCCAACTATTATGCGGACCCGCTCTTTTCCCCTAACAGCGTCATGGATTTCTATTCGCTCCTTGATATACCGGACAAGATATTGGATCTGAACGACGGAATGCATGCATTCCCTGTCGGGTACGGATGCCTGTCGCTGCCCGAGGTCACATGGGATACGGTTTACAAGTGGTTCGACTATTATCTCAAGGGTATTGACAGGGGCATTTCGGACAGGCTCGCAAGAACACCGGTAAGCTTCGGACTCAAGGACGAAAAGACAAGGCTCTATTTTGCATCGTGGCCCACTGATCAGATTAAATACAGAAATTATTACCTTAACCTCGATGGTATCAAAAGCCTTTCGACAGGCAGGGGCAGCCTGGACAGTTCACCTCAGTTCTCCCTGCTTTTTACTCAGATAAAAAGCGGTGAAGGTTCCAAGGCGTCTCTGGGGCCTGATGATACAGTCTCACAGATGCTCAATGTGGATACAAAGATCAATATTTTCAAGCTCGACAAAGATTATGCGATGACCCATATCTCTGACGCAGCTGCTGACGAGACCATAATTGCAGGAATTCCGCTGCTGGATATCTCGGTTACGCCGTCGCGTAAAGACGCCCAGGTGATTGCATACCTGTACGACGTCAATATGTTCGGACAGGGCGAACTTATAAGCCACAGCGCATGGACACTCTGGAACGTGCAGCCTTGTGTAAAGAAAAGGCTTTCCTTTGAATTTCAGGCGATTGCCTTCAGGCTCAAGAAAGGTCACAGGCTGGCGGTTGTCTTCGATACCTATGATAAACGCTGCGGATTCCCTGACAGACCGGATTACAGGGTGAGTTTCAATTACTGTGACAAGCCGGTGCTCAGGATTCCGGTTACTTCGGTAAAGCCTCTTTGA
- a CDS encoding sodium:solute symporter family protein, whose translation MHTIAMGAVDYILLVVYFLFVLGIGWMLKRNMKSSEDFFLSGRSIPAWITGIAFLSANLGAQELLGMAASGAKYGIMTSHFYWVGAIPAMVFVGIFMMPFYYGSKARSVPEYLKLRYDEKTRGFNAFSFAIMTLFSSGISMYALASLFELLLGWNFNMSIFVSAIIVLAYIFLGGLTSAIYNEVLQFFLIVLGFLPLVFLGLIDVGGWSGLVAKLNGVATANGFAPGTWTNSWSHMQSASANPMGVEWFGMVMGLGFVLSFGYWCTDFLVIQRAMAANSMTAARKTPIIAAFPKMLYPALVILPGMIAISLQYTLPGGFLPKALDGSLNYNMTIPVMLAHYFPTGLLGLGMTALIASFMSGMAGNVTAFNTVFTYDIYQSYIRPGKPDTHYLNVGRATTVVGIALSIGTAYLATRFNNIMDMLQLVFAFVNAPLFATFMLGMFWKRTTGHGAFFGLLTGTLAAAIHHGLTLPADALRAGIHGGWLGVIAHHYPSEMAQNFWTAIYAWTTCFVVTGIISLLTTRKKSDDELKGLVYSLTGRVVEEGIPWYRRPALLGIIVLGCAVALNIIFW comes from the coding sequence ATGCATACCATTGCAATGGGGGCGGTTGACTATATACTGCTTGTTGTATATTTCCTCTTTGTCCTGGGAATCGGCTGGATGCTCAAGCGTAACATGAAATCAAGCGAGGATTTCTTCCTTTCGGGCCGTTCCATTCCTGCGTGGATAACGGGTATCGCATTCCTTTCCGCCAACCTGGGCGCCCAGGAACTTCTCGGCATGGCTGCCTCAGGCGCAAAATACGGGATCATGACCAGCCATTTCTACTGGGTTGGCGCCATTCCTGCCATGGTATTCGTCGGGATATTCATGATGCCTTTCTATTACGGGTCAAAGGCTCGGTCGGTCCCTGAATACCTGAAGCTGAGATACGACGAGAAGACCCGGGGGTTTAATGCTTTCAGCTTCGCCATCATGACGCTGTTTTCGTCCGGAATATCCATGTATGCGCTGGCCTCACTTTTCGAGCTGCTGCTCGGCTGGAACTTCAATATGAGCATATTCGTCTCAGCGATAATAGTCCTTGCCTATATATTCCTGGGCGGGCTCACTTCTGCAATATACAACGAAGTGCTTCAGTTTTTCCTCATAGTGCTGGGCTTTCTGCCGCTTGTCTTTCTTGGACTCATTGATGTAGGCGGCTGGAGCGGGCTCGTGGCTAAGCTAAATGGCGTTGCAACCGCCAACGGCTTTGCGCCCGGCACATGGACAAACTCATGGAGCCATATGCAATCGGCATCCGCGAACCCCATGGGTGTGGAATGGTTCGGCATGGTCATGGGGCTGGGTTTTGTCCTTTCATTCGGGTACTGGTGCACCGACTTCCTTGTTATACAGAGGGCGATGGCTGCAAACTCCATGACTGCCGCACGCAAGACGCCCATCATAGCAGCATTTCCCAAGATGCTTTATCCGGCACTTGTCATCCTTCCGGGCATGATAGCGATTTCGCTTCAATATACCCTGCCCGGAGGTTTTCTGCCCAAGGCGCTGGACGGGTCTCTCAACTACAACATGACGATACCGGTAATGCTGGCGCACTACTTTCCCACTGGACTTCTCGGCCTGGGCATGACCGCGCTCATCGCATCATTCATGTCGGGCATGGCGGGTAATGTCACTGCCTTCAATACGGTGTTCACATACGACATATATCAGAGCTATATCCGCCCGGGGAAGCCTGATACGCACTATCTCAATGTTGGCAGGGCCACCACGGTAGTAGGCATTGCTCTGAGCATCGGAACCGCATACCTTGCCACGCGATTCAACAACATCATGGACATGCTGCAGCTCGTGTTCGCATTCGTGAACGCGCCCTTGTTCGCGACATTCATGCTGGGCATGTTCTGGAAGAGGACGACAGGCCATGGCGCATTTTTCGGCCTCCTGACGGGAACCCTTGCCGCTGCAATTCATCACGGGCTCACGCTTCCTGCGGACGCTCTCAGGGCAGGTATTCACGGAGGATGGCTGGGTGTGATCGCGCACCATTACCCGAGCGAGATGGCGCAGAACTTCTGGACCGCCATTTATGCATGGACCACCTGTTTTGTCGTGACAGGGATAATATCGCTACTTACGACGAGAAAGAAATCGGACGATGAGCTGAAGGGGCTTGTATATTCACTTACAGGCCGCGTGGTTGAGGAAGGCATACCCTGGTACAGAAGGCCCGCGCTGCTGGGAATAATCGTACTCGGCTGTGCAGTGGCCCTCAATATAATCTTCTGGTGA
- a CDS encoding C45 family autoproteolytic acyltransferase/hydrolase: MQTRIFLAIAVILILCAAGCSSSDSGDNGGSASSLSSSVIDYQSVLDAQGYKIIDSVTTGDDTGYLAENKAGKKCVVLKGSAFNMGYQFGRLMPEATYRMTTEYPFNMVADFIGFSKESAPGLFDLIFKTANALCEGAVKDRSIPSYLLEEMKGMAAGATDGGFKVKYEDVLLVNEGIDALYSIILSGIVPALNEANVILKNSESAGLVKIEDGRVFFPKANLSAMGCNGFVVSGKATVGGNVYHGRDFMFPTGGYYHKLALMAVYLPDDGLPFVTLAAPGFVGLTTGLNAEGVSMGVDVVFGAATRATPGTGCLLVVRDIIQNSASLDDAVSRMKKLNRGVSWLYVLADGNRSTKYTNGIVCETGMKEDIDGNEFTYAPDLFKPLEKLLYAGLIRKLEKLPKAEDGVMVRDQNWVYPESFEGVQNFDGQKENIDDLVVATNHYIIPNMAFTTLTPLMLFMAGAEKKTSKSVERYDDLLGRLTADGVYGHIDYDTAKNLIDFMNPNRNTGQSDPWNGYYKVDGQVGGHHDIFDNTNLTMECLYGYYHPDEPWAKIDLKPFAGTDR; this comes from the coding sequence ATGCAGACACGTATTTTTCTGGCTATCGCGGTTATATTGATTCTTTGTGCGGCAGGCTGTTCCTCATCCGACAGCGGCGATAACGGCGGTTCGGCCAGTTCCCTTTCTTCTTCCGTGATTGATTATCAATCGGTACTCGACGCTCAGGGCTACAAGATCATCGATTCGGTGACGACAGGGGATGACACCGGCTATCTTGCAGAGAACAAGGCCGGCAAAAAGTGTGTCGTCCTGAAAGGCAGCGCATTCAACATGGGCTATCAGTTTGGCAGACTCATGCCGGAAGCAACATACAGAATGACAACGGAATATCCTTTTAACATGGTTGCCGATTTTATCGGATTCAGCAAGGAATCGGCCCCCGGACTCTTTGACCTCATTTTCAAGACAGCCAATGCATTGTGCGAAGGTGCGGTTAAGGACAGGTCCATACCCTCATACCTTCTTGAGGAAATGAAAGGAATGGCGGCAGGTGCTACAGACGGCGGTTTCAAAGTCAAATATGAGGATGTGCTGCTCGTAAATGAGGGTATCGATGCACTTTACTCAATCATACTTTCAGGCATAGTACCTGCGCTTAATGAGGCTAACGTTATTTTAAAGAACAGTGAATCGGCAGGCCTTGTGAAAATCGAGGACGGCAGGGTATTTTTTCCAAAGGCAAATCTGAGCGCCATGGGATGCAACGGTTTTGTTGTATCAGGCAAAGCGACAGTGGGAGGCAATGTGTATCACGGCCGCGATTTCATGTTTCCGACAGGCGGATATTATCACAAACTCGCCCTGATGGCCGTTTACCTCCCTGATGACGGCTTGCCGTTCGTAACGCTCGCCGCGCCCGGATTTGTAGGTCTTACGACCGGTCTTAACGCCGAAGGCGTTTCCATGGGTGTTGACGTGGTTTTCGGCGCCGCAACAAGGGCGACCCCGGGGACAGGCTGCCTGCTGGTCGTAAGGGATATTATCCAGAACAGTGCAAGCCTGGATGACGCAGTCAGCCGTATGAAAAAGCTCAACAGGGGCGTATCATGGCTATATGTCCTTGCCGACGGAAACAGGAGTACGAAATACACAAACGGGATAGTTTGTGAGACAGGCATGAAGGAAGATATTGACGGCAACGAGTTCACCTATGCCCCGGATCTTTTCAAACCCTTGGAAAAGCTGCTCTATGCAGGCTTGATCAGGAAGCTCGAAAAGCTGCCGAAAGCCGAAGACGGTGTGATGGTACGTGATCAGAACTGGGTTTACCCTGAATCATTTGAAGGTGTTCAGAATTTCGACGGGCAGAAAGAAAACATCGATGACCTTGTAGTGGCCACAAACCATTACATAATCCCCAACATGGCCTTTACAACACTTACCCCGCTTATGCTTTTCATGGCAGGGGCGGAAAAGAAGACATCGAAAAGTGTTGAGCGCTATGACGATCTCCTGGGCAGGCTCACCGCTGATGGCGTTTACGGACATATAGACTATGATACCGCAAAAAACCTGATCGATTTCATGAACCCGAACAGGAACACCGGACAAAGCGATCCGTGGAACGGCTATTACAAAGTTGACGGCCAGGTTGGAGGCCATCACGACATATTTGACAATACAAATCTCACCATGGAATGCCTTTACGGTTATTATCACCCCGATGAACCGTGGGCGAAAATAGATCTCAAACCTTTTGCCGGAACAGACAGATGA